One genomic region from Phaseolus vulgaris cultivar G19833 unplaced genomic scaffold, P. vulgaris v2.0 scaffold_13, whole genome shotgun sequence encodes:
- the LOC137816934 gene encoding protein SIEVE ELEMENT OCCLUSION B-like — protein MSESGSNSSNVQQGMQKQKQNPFEFSHDKILDDVYRTHFHCLEKCDVASLHTVASNVLNQSMDITHKVIAKGEQLMDRFREDTTTITSQQLAAKLKRIAYLMICTPRGEYPVHCTTMLILEQLKHYSWDAKVLIVEAAFALEYGKFLYLLPLIAPCQQFESSFADLHGLLMVPQNTKQLIDFNSVVKKVMKVVECITQWKKLNSEGHDLRDVPTLPETLQEIPVLVYWTIFTFVTCTGEINHFIDNKYQRHELWTDLENKLDTILGKLNELLKKCINEIERIEDFTRRKNIVTHGRDIVKVLKALIICGDNRDLRQSVYYVGHTEEQVKVEEFKKKYVLLFISGLENIKEDIKVLNSINEKLKESREVENHRSEDFKILWIPIVDEWNEERRKKLEINLRDTKFGWYVVKYFNCETSLKLIKEVFNYEGKHIIPLINPQGKVENIDAKQIISQWGIDGFPFRTSDQSRLSQQWKWFWSEITKFNPAIEHLSEEEDCFLFIYGGSNTKWVEEFTTAMESLRKEVENTNLDSNIVIESYQLDSKVVTRFWIAIDSLLTRRKQVKGGERVKEFATNETIKRLLFLKQDPKGWGILSKGKNVRLLGHGEAMCRTVKEFETWRDKLHELSFDVAFTDHYKGIKDKDGSKKCEENVICYGHPTDIVERITCPKKDCRRPMKVTSVNYKCCHQQGQ, from the exons ATGTCTGAGTCAGGTTCAAATAGTAGTAATGTGCAGCAAGGGATGCAGAAGCAGAAGCAGAATCCATTTGAATTCAGTCACGACAAAATCCTGGATGATGTTTACAGAACACATTTTCATTGTCTTGAAAAGTGTGATGTTGCATCTCTTCACACAGTTGCCTCAAATGTTCTCAACCAGTCCATGGATATCACGCATAAGGTCATTGCTAAG GGTGAGCAACTCATGGATAGGTTCAGAGAAGACACGACCACCATAACTTCTCAACAACTTGCTGCCAAACTCAAGCGAATTGCATATCTG ATGATATGCACACCTCGTGGTGAATATCCAGTGCATTGCACAACCATGTTGATTCTGGAGCAGCTGAAACATTATTCTTGGGATGCAAAAGTGCTGATAGTTGAAGCAGCTTTTGCCCTAGAATATGGAAAATTCTTGTACCTTCTTCCTCTTATAGCACCATGCCAGCAGTTTGAAAGTTCATTTGCAGATTTGCATGGACTTCTAATGGTTCCACAGAACACAAAGCAGCTCATTGACTTCAACAgtgtggtgaagaaggtgatgAAAGTGGTTGAATGCATCACTCAGTGGAAGAAACTTAATAGTGAAGGGCATGACCTAAGGGATGTTCCTACATTGCCTGAAACTCTGCAAGAGATCCCTGTTCTTGTGTACTGGACAATCTTTACCTTTGTCACTTGCACTGGTGAAATCAATCACTTCATTGATAACAA GTATCAAAGACATGAGTTATGGACAGATTTGGAGAATAAGCTTGACACCATTCTTGGAAAACTTAACGAACTTCTAAAAAAGTGTATCAACGAGATAG AAAGAATAGAGGACTTTACCAGGCGTAAGAATATTGTGACTCATGGTAGAGATATTGTAAAGGTTTTGAAAGCACTCATCATTTGTGGAGATAACAGGGATTTAAGACAGAGTGTCTATTATGTTGGCCACACTGAAGAACAG GTTAAAGTGGAAGAGTTTAAAAAGAAGTATGTCTTATTATTCATTTCGGGTCTTGAAAATATTAAAGAGGATATTAAAGTTTTAAACTCAATAAACGAGAAGTTGAAGGAATCAAGAGAAGTGGAAAACCATCGAAGTGAAGACTTCAAGATTTTGTGGATCCCTATTGTGGATGAATGGAATGAAGAACgtagaaaaaaattagaaattaatttacggGATACTAAGTTTGGATGGTACGTGGTTAAATATTTCAACTGTGAAACAAGCCTCAAGTTAATTAAAGAGGTGTTCAATTACGAGGGAAAACATATTATTCCATTAATAAATCCTCAAGGTAAGGTTGAAAACATTGATGCAAAGCAAATTATATCTCAGTGGGGCATCGATGGGTTTCCCTTTAGAACTTCTGATCAATCTCGACTTAGTCAACAATGGAAGTGGTTTTGGTCTGAAATCACCAAATTCAACCCGGCGATAGAGCACTTG AGTGAAGAAGAGgattgttttctcttcatctatGGAGGCTCTAACACTAAGTGGGTGGAAGAATTCACTACAGCCATGGAGTCACTGAGGAAGGAGGTTGAGAACACAAACTTGGACTCAAACATCGTAATAGAATCATACCAACTAGATAGCAAAGTTGTTACACGCTTTTGGATTGCCATTGATAGCTTGCTTACAAGAAGGAAACAAGTGAAGGGTGGTGAAAGGGTGAAAGAGTTTGCAacaaatgaaacaataaagagaTTGTTGTTCCTCAAACAAGATCCTAAGGGATGGGGGATTCTAAGTAAAGGGAAAAATGTGAGGCTTCTAGGTCATGGTGAGGCCATGTGTCGCACAGTCAAAGAATTTGAGACATGGCGTGACAAATTACATGAACTGAGCTTTGATGTGGCTTTCACAGATCACTACAAGGGAATCAAGGATAAAGATGGTTCTAAAAAATGTGAAGAAAATGTAATTTGTTATGGTCACCCAACGGATATAGTGGAACGTATAACGTGCCCAAAAAAGGATTGTCGACGTCCAATGAAGGTAACTTCTGTTAATTACAAATGTTGTCATCAACAAGGACAATAA